The Gemmata palustris genome includes a region encoding these proteins:
- the cas1c gene encoding type I-C CRISPR-associated endonuclease Cas1c, whose amino-acid sequence MDVQLNTLYIVTRGATVRRDHLTLQVVVEQQARLTVPIHQLESVAAFGGVHVTPGAMGLCAESGVAVNFLTESGRLVARVDAPSSGNVLLRREQFRRADDPGARGSVARCLIAGKLHNCRNLLLRAGRESGDAADQGTLSGAAGHLAGAIPNLEADTDADTVRGREGDAARVYFAAFGAMVRVGRGEFTPNGRTRRPPLDRMNALLSFLYALLTHDCTAACAAAGLDPSVGFLHVDRPGRPGLALDLMEEFRPLLADRLALALVNRQQVKASGFEFREGGAVSMDEATRKAVLTAYQQRKREEVTHPYLDQKVPLGRLPFLQARVFARHLRGDLPSYLPCVLKN is encoded by the coding sequence GTGGACGTGCAACTGAACACGCTTTACATCGTCACCCGCGGGGCCACCGTCCGGCGCGATCACCTGACCCTTCAGGTCGTTGTCGAGCAGCAGGCCCGACTGACGGTCCCGATCCACCAGCTCGAGTCGGTCGCCGCGTTCGGCGGGGTTCACGTTACCCCCGGCGCGATGGGGCTATGCGCCGAGAGCGGGGTCGCGGTCAACTTCCTCACGGAATCTGGGCGTTTGGTCGCACGGGTGGACGCCCCATCGTCCGGTAACGTGCTCCTCCGGCGCGAGCAGTTCCGCCGGGCCGACGACCCGGGTGCGCGCGGGTCCGTGGCTCGGTGCCTGATTGCGGGCAAGCTTCACAACTGCCGCAACCTGCTCTTGCGGGCCGGGCGCGAGTCGGGGGACGCGGCCGACCAGGGCACCCTGTCGGGGGCGGCCGGGCACCTGGCCGGCGCCATCCCGAACTTGGAGGCGGATACCGATGCCGACACCGTTCGCGGGCGCGAGGGCGACGCGGCGCGGGTATACTTCGCGGCATTCGGCGCAATGGTCCGGGTCGGGCGCGGAGAGTTCACGCCCAACGGGCGCACGCGCCGGCCCCCGCTGGACCGCATGAACGCGCTCCTGTCGTTCCTGTACGCACTCCTGACCCACGACTGTACAGCGGCGTGTGCGGCGGCCGGGCTCGACCCGTCGGTCGGGTTCCTCCACGTCGATCGGCCCGGGCGCCCGGGCCTGGCCTTGGACTTAATGGAAGAGTTCCGTCCGTTACTGGCCGATCGGTTGGCCCTGGCGCTCGTGAACCGGCAACAGGTAAAAGCCAGCGGGTTCGAGTTCCGCGAGGGCGGGGCCGTGTCGATGGACGAGGCGACGCGCAAGGCGGTGCTCACGGCGTACCAGCAGCGGAAGCGGGAAGAGGTCACCCACCCGTACCTCGACCAGAAGGTACCGTTGGGGCGGCTCCCGTTCCTCCAGGCCCGGGTGTTCGCCCGGCACCTGCGCGGTGACCTGCCGAGCTACCTCCCCTGTGTCCTCAAGAACTGA
- the cas2 gene encoding CRISPR-associated endonuclease Cas2 gives MKVLVVYDVSTSDSNGPRRLRRVAQACQDFGQRVQKSVFECSVGETEWVRLRTRLLAEMDERRDSVRFYFLEADVRVEHHGAGEPWNLDGPLVV, from the coding sequence ATGAAAGTTCTCGTCGTTTACGACGTAAGCACGTCCGACTCGAACGGCCCTCGGCGCCTGCGGCGCGTAGCCCAGGCGTGTCAGGATTTCGGCCAGCGGGTTCAGAAGTCGGTGTTCGAGTGCTCGGTAGGCGAAACCGAGTGGGTGCGCCTTCGCACCCGTCTCCTCGCCGAAATGGACGAGCGTCGGGACTCGGTCCGGTTCTACTTTCTGGAAGCCGACGTGCGCGTGGAGCACCACGGCGCGGGCGAGCCGTGGAACCTGGACGGGCCGCTCGTCGTATGA
- a CDS encoding DUF1501 domain-containing protein has protein sequence MLTRRSLLKSAPLLALAPTVPAFLAKTARAAGPKPETRALVVVQLDGGNDALNAVVPFADPEYAKLRTKLRHDTKRLVKLNDSLGLHPALKPLDKLWDGGHLAVVPGIGYPNPNRSHFQSMATWHTARFEEEEIRASYGWLGRALDAGGGESCVVAGDAPQAVRGRRAATIALTRADDLLLADPAAAKAAVGRTPQADDLLAFVQRQAVSANTSAEKIAELTRDRSDAAYPATALGQKLQLVARLLKSGSAARVHYTSQSGYDTHAQQENAHSILLSEFAEALSAFFADLTAARCADRVALLAFSEFGRTIKENGSAGTDHGTAGCAFLAGPGVKGGIHGTAPSLTDLVAGEPKMTTDFRRVYAATLANWLGLPAEGLGASIAPVTLFR, from the coding sequence ATGCTCACGCGCCGCTCGTTACTGAAGTCCGCGCCGCTGCTGGCGCTCGCACCAACAGTCCCCGCGTTCCTCGCGAAGACGGCCCGCGCCGCCGGGCCGAAGCCGGAGACCCGCGCCCTCGTCGTCGTGCAACTCGACGGCGGAAACGACGCACTGAACGCGGTCGTTCCGTTCGCCGACCCGGAATATGCCAAGCTCCGCACCAAGTTGAGGCACGATACGAAACGGCTGGTGAAACTGAACGATTCACTCGGCTTGCACCCGGCGCTGAAGCCGCTCGATAAGCTCTGGGACGGCGGGCACTTGGCGGTCGTACCGGGGATCGGGTACCCGAACCCCAACCGGTCACACTTCCAGAGCATGGCGACCTGGCACACCGCGCGATTCGAGGAGGAAGAGATTCGCGCGAGCTACGGCTGGCTCGGGCGCGCCCTCGACGCGGGCGGCGGGGAGTCGTGCGTCGTGGCCGGCGACGCGCCCCAAGCGGTTCGCGGGCGCCGCGCGGCCACAATCGCCCTTACGCGCGCGGACGACCTGCTCCTCGCCGATCCCGCCGCGGCGAAAGCGGCCGTTGGGCGAACGCCCCAGGCCGATGATTTGCTCGCCTTTGTTCAACGCCAGGCGGTCAGTGCGAACACGAGTGCGGAAAAGATCGCCGAACTGACCCGCGACCGATCCGACGCCGCGTACCCCGCCACCGCGCTGGGGCAGAAACTACAACTCGTCGCGCGGCTCCTCAAGTCCGGTTCGGCAGCCCGCGTCCATTACACGTCCCAGAGCGGGTACGACACGCACGCGCAGCAGGAGAACGCACACTCCATTTTGCTCTCTGAGTTCGCAGAGGCGCTGTCCGCGTTCTTCGCGGACCTGACCGCGGCGAGGTGCGCCGACCGGGTCGCGCTGCTGGCGTTCAGCGAGTTCGGGCGGACGATTAAGGAGAACGGGTCGGCCGGTACGGACCACGGAACCGCGGGGTGCGCGTTCCTGGCCGGCCCCGGGGTAAAGGGAGGCATCCACGGGACCGCGCCGAGCCTGACGGATCTGGTGGCTGGGGAACCGAAAATGACGACCGACTTCCGCCGCGTGTACGCGGCGACGCTCGCGAACTGGCTCGGGCTCCCGGCCGAAGGGCTCGGCGCGTCGATCGCACCGGTCACGCTGTTCAGGTAA
- a CDS encoding DUF1800 domain-containing protein yields MPTQHWKAYAPDAKAPWDLRRVVHLHRRAAFAAPWDELQRDLKAGPEASVNRLLKGTANGHTPDDFAPTAEVLADAAVSAGDINRLKAAWFYRMLFGPDPVGERLALVWHDHFATGNTKVRNARAMHRQNELFRTHGRAKFADLLNAVARDPAVLEYLDAPTNRKGHPNENLARELMELFILGIGNYTEADVKEAARCLTGWSVDADVFAEHATRHDDDSKTVLGATGKWTGADLLNQLLKHPATADRVASKLVKAFFGEGACPADAVKELARGLREHDLDVNWACGVVLRSRLFFADANIHTRITAPAEFVAGTARALGLFDPAPSTLAMADWSARMGQDLFDPPNVGGWPGGRAWITSRTLIARANYAAALIEGPNAGRTTAYDPVAATKAAGLGATRADVLAHHHRLLFGTDPTAEMSTRLAQLDGRKLVIALLSTPEAQLG; encoded by the coding sequence ATGCCCACTCAGCACTGGAAAGCATATGCGCCGGACGCGAAGGCCCCGTGGGACTTGCGCCGGGTGGTTCACCTGCACCGGCGGGCCGCGTTCGCCGCGCCCTGGGACGAACTCCAGCGCGATCTGAAGGCCGGCCCGGAAGCGAGCGTCAACCGACTGCTGAAGGGCACAGCGAACGGCCACACGCCCGACGACTTCGCGCCCACGGCGGAGGTTCTGGCGGACGCCGCGGTGAGCGCCGGTGACATCAACCGGTTGAAGGCGGCGTGGTTCTATCGCATGCTGTTCGGTCCGGACCCGGTGGGCGAACGGCTCGCGCTCGTGTGGCACGATCACTTCGCCACCGGGAACACCAAAGTGCGGAACGCCCGCGCGATGCACCGACAGAACGAGCTGTTCCGCACGCACGGGCGCGCCAAGTTCGCCGACCTGCTGAACGCCGTCGCGCGCGACCCGGCGGTACTCGAGTACCTCGACGCCCCGACCAACCGGAAGGGGCACCCGAACGAGAACCTCGCCCGCGAGCTGATGGAACTCTTCATACTCGGTATCGGCAACTACACCGAAGCTGATGTGAAGGAAGCGGCCCGCTGTCTCACCGGTTGGAGCGTGGACGCGGACGTGTTCGCGGAGCACGCGACGCGCCACGACGATGATTCCAAGACCGTGTTGGGCGCAACCGGTAAGTGGACCGGCGCGGACCTCCTTAACCAGTTGCTCAAGCACCCCGCAACGGCCGACCGCGTCGCGTCGAAGCTCGTGAAGGCGTTCTTCGGCGAGGGGGCGTGCCCGGCCGACGCGGTGAAGGAACTCGCGCGCGGGCTGCGCGAGCACGACCTGGATGTGAACTGGGCGTGCGGCGTGGTTCTGCGCTCGCGGCTCTTCTTCGCCGACGCGAACATCCACACGCGCATCACCGCACCGGCCGAATTCGTCGCGGGTACGGCGCGGGCACTGGGATTGTTCGATCCGGCCCCGAGCACGCTCGCGATGGCCGACTGGTCCGCCCGAATGGGCCAGGATCTGTTCGATCCGCCGAACGTCGGCGGGTGGCCGGGCGGGCGCGCGTGGATCACCTCGCGCACGCTGATCGCTCGTGCCAATTACGCAGCGGCACTCATCGAAGGGCCGAACGCGGGGCGCACAACGGCCTACGATCCCGTCGCGGCGACAAAAGCCGCGGGCCTCGGCGCCACCCGCGCCGACGTTTTGGCGCACCACCACCGGTTACTTTTCGGCACCGACCCGACCGCCGAAATGTCGACCCGCCTCGCTCAACTCGACGGCCGCAAACTCGTGATCGCACTGCTCTCGACCCCCGAAGCTCAATTGGGTTAG
- a CDS encoding sigma-70 family RNA polymerase sigma factor produces the protein MPGNRSVALRKVVRSVAPQSSSATDRELLHRFTRNNDQSAFEVLVNRHTGMVLGVCRRVLPTVQDAEDACQATFLVLAGQTGRAKWDESIANWLYTTARRVASNARVAAARRSKREAGAAVPGFVEPVDRMTGRELLAALDTALDALPARYREPLVLCYLEGLTRDEAAARLGVPLATLHTRIDRARKRLHESLTKSGCALGAGLLALAVTSPAGAAPPHLVSSILASAFGSPPIVVGELAKAATGSGLGKTVLALVLIGFAAISVGLGALSSTHAASHSPEPVPPVAEKPDALSAPLSAKPKTDRVEVKGVVLGSDDKPVPGAKLFLQAPNEMVPAPQAAANADGTFAFALDEHRYAVLATAPGYGIAWGSVLARPVPVLTLRLTPDEPIRGKVVNLEGKPVAGVRVSVTAAHKPVEDKTLDRWLEATRGPKNEQLVPVEILGDYTSAFAGLIAPATSDRDGKFEIRGLGRDRVAHLRVTGPAIATHEINVVTRKVERFTARGPSYNEGEVVHGSEPVVVAAPVPVTTGRVLDNATGKPVPGAVLWVDYLAQRNSIIMGLKAVADRDGRFTLPGLPQGKQELGVIVIPPAGAPYHRVRVTVPDGAAARSAFDVKLARGIPATVKIIDKVTREPVKASVRYGVFGDANPNVNAVSNVWLTDSWSDVPHFQPCESEFRVVVFPGKGLLAARANWLQSGEYLNGIGAEAFEKYRHKDQLFGLVYWSNMYLHSWNTFATIDVPAGAKEFHFTLELDRGMTVTGRLVDANGKLVTGAESFGLRNLTSQSGSWSTAAEATFTVTALRPGQKRRVMFVHTERKLAGSAVAVGGTKEPLEVRLEPWGEVTGRLVGANGKPVAGRMDMSYEVTEQADVKLGSSPLCHPGGHGISTGSDGRFRISGLVPGLTYRWFASGTKNERATVPDVVPKAGTTDLGDIVVRDEQP, from the coding sequence ATGCCCGGTAACCGGTCCGTTGCGCTGCGAAAAGTGGTCCGGTCGGTCGCGCCGCAGAGTTCGTCCGCGACCGACCGCGAGTTACTGCATCGGTTCACCCGCAACAACGATCAGTCGGCGTTCGAGGTGCTCGTGAATCGACATACGGGAATGGTACTCGGAGTGTGCCGGCGCGTGCTGCCCACCGTGCAGGACGCGGAAGATGCTTGCCAGGCCACGTTCCTGGTTCTGGCGGGCCAAACGGGGCGGGCGAAGTGGGACGAATCGATCGCGAACTGGCTCTACACGACCGCGCGCCGGGTCGCGAGTAACGCCCGGGTCGCCGCCGCCCGCCGATCGAAGCGGGAGGCCGGCGCCGCGGTGCCCGGGTTCGTTGAACCGGTCGATCGAATGACCGGCCGCGAACTGCTCGCGGCGCTCGATACCGCCCTTGATGCGCTCCCGGCCCGGTACCGCGAACCGCTTGTACTGTGCTACCTCGAAGGGCTAACGCGCGACGAAGCGGCCGCGCGGCTCGGGGTTCCGCTGGCCACACTTCACACGCGCATCGATCGCGCGCGGAAGCGGCTACACGAATCACTAACAAAGAGCGGCTGCGCGCTCGGCGCAGGGCTCCTGGCGCTCGCGGTTACCTCACCGGCGGGGGCCGCTCCGCCCCATCTGGTGAGTTCCATTCTTGCCAGCGCGTTCGGTTCTCCCCCAATCGTCGTGGGGGAACTGGCAAAGGCGGCGACCGGGAGCGGTCTCGGCAAAACGGTGTTGGCCCTCGTGCTCATCGGTTTCGCCGCGATCAGTGTGGGCCTGGGAGCACTCAGCTCCACACACGCGGCAAGCCACTCACCGGAACCGGTGCCGCCCGTGGCAGAGAAGCCGGACGCGCTCTCCGCTCCCCTTAGTGCGAAGCCCAAGACCGATCGGGTCGAGGTGAAGGGAGTGGTACTGGGATCGGACGATAAGCCCGTGCCGGGCGCCAAGTTGTTCCTTCAAGCCCCGAACGAGATGGTACCGGCGCCGCAAGCGGCTGCGAACGCGGACGGCACGTTTGCGTTCGCGCTCGACGAGCACAGGTATGCGGTGCTCGCAACCGCACCCGGGTACGGGATCGCTTGGGGGTCGGTGCTCGCTCGCCCCGTGCCCGTTCTCACGCTCCGGTTGACGCCCGACGAACCGATTCGCGGTAAGGTGGTGAACCTGGAAGGCAAGCCGGTCGCCGGGGTCCGCGTGTCCGTGACCGCGGCCCACAAGCCCGTTGAAGACAAAACTCTCGATCGCTGGCTCGAGGCCACACGCGGCCCGAAGAATGAGCAACTCGTCCCGGTTGAAATTCTGGGAGATTACACCAGCGCGTTCGCCGGGCTCATTGCCCCGGCCACATCCGATCGCGACGGTAAGTTCGAGATCCGGGGGCTGGGCCGGGACCGCGTCGCGCACCTGCGAGTCACGGGGCCGGCCATCGCGACACACGAAATCAACGTGGTTACGCGGAAGGTCGAGCGGTTCACGGCTCGCGGGCCGAGTTACAACGAGGGCGAGGTGGTTCACGGGTCCGAACCCGTTGTGGTGGCCGCGCCGGTACCGGTAACGACCGGCCGGGTTCTCGACAACGCGACCGGCAAACCGGTTCCCGGAGCGGTACTGTGGGTCGATTACCTGGCGCAACGGAACTCGATCATCATGGGGCTGAAAGCGGTCGCGGACCGAGACGGGCGATTCACACTACCGGGTCTCCCCCAGGGTAAACAGGAACTCGGAGTCATCGTCATACCGCCAGCCGGTGCGCCGTACCACCGTGTTCGCGTCACCGTTCCGGACGGCGCGGCGGCGCGCTCCGCGTTCGACGTCAAACTCGCTCGCGGTATCCCGGCAACCGTAAAAATCATCGACAAAGTGACCCGCGAACCGGTCAAGGCGAGCGTCCGGTACGGTGTTTTTGGGGACGCGAACCCGAACGTTAATGCGGTGTCGAACGTCTGGCTCACCGATTCGTGGTCCGACGTGCCCCATTTCCAGCCGTGCGAATCCGAATTCCGCGTGGTCGTGTTCCCCGGGAAGGGATTATTGGCCGCTCGAGCCAATTGGCTACAGAGCGGAGAATACCTGAACGGTATCGGCGCGGAAGCGTTCGAGAAGTACCGCCACAAGGACCAACTGTTCGGCCTCGTCTATTGGTCCAACATGTACCTGCATTCGTGGAACACGTTCGCCACGATCGACGTGCCCGCGGGCGCCAAAGAGTTTCACTTCACGCTCGAACTGGATCGCGGGATGACAGTCACGGGACGTCTAGTTGATGCCAACGGGAAGCTCGTTACGGGAGCCGAGAGCTTCGGCCTACGGAACCTCACTTCACAGAGTGGAAGTTGGTCTACCGCGGCCGAAGCAACGTTCACGGTAACGGCCCTGCGCCCCGGACAGAAGCGGCGGGTGATGTTCGTTCACACCGAACGAAAACTTGCCGGGTCCGCGGTGGCGGTCGGCGGAACGAAAGAACCGCTCGAGGTGCGCTTGGAGCCGTGGGGAGAAGTGACCGGGCGACTCGTTGGTGCGAACGGGAAACCCGTAGCGGGCCGGATGGACATGTCCTACGAGGTGACGGAGCAGGCCGACGTCAAGCTCGGCTCGTCGCCGCTCTGTCATCCTGGCGGGCACGGCATTTCGACCGGTTCGGACGGGCGGTTTCGCATCTCCGGCCTGGTTCCCGGGCTGACGTACCGGTGGTTCGCGAGCGGCACCAAAAACGAACGCGCGACCGTACCGGATGTGGTCCCTAAAGCCGGCACAACGGACCTCGGAGACATTGTGGTGCGCGATGAACAGCCGTAA
- a CDS encoding sigma-70 family RNA polymerase sigma factor, with product MPAHTLTQIASRLRKEPDSTGTDATDRDLLERFLDAHDEEAFEALVRRHDRLVRSAITKVLPDAHDADDAFQATFLVLVRRAKAIDWRAGLGPWLYGVAHRVAVKARDAGHARTRKEKDAKARAPGAAPDLSWREACVLLHAELDNLPDRYRLPLLLCYLEGKTRDEAASALKVTVGTVKGRLERGREMLRARLARRGVALSVGLLAAAAGAPAGASAPSAVAAVLDAVRGSARPRALGLAREVTASSLLSKLTNTVAGVLGLVTVACVLAAGSAKSPELNEKDKAPQPVPAAKPDAKPASADVKGNEPRPMVVTVTVKKPDGKPATGASVSVWAERKQQVAGTTDANGRAELTVPQSFEKVVAVAFAPGFAPDWAELSSKTSPVGAARTDLRSELTLQEDSVALEGRVTDLEGLPVANLPVAIERIGRPKPGKALDDFVRVNQEQRSRGLTSLFDLDSIPAEAVGLPKQVVTDKSGKFKITGIGKDRAARITTHGETTEHLQVRVVTRALEPKLEQHGPFGLHGAKFTLRVGPARPIVGTIRDAKTGAGVPGMKVAELIANICETTTDKDGRFRLVGVRKEIRYMLGTGSLGASPYFDTNLVIEDPPGLGEIPANMKVQRGVIATGRVLDAAGKPVKGSMFYSWARDNPHAKEYLELTDTRVSVSISNWHQLSGDGRYKVLVLPGEGAIGVCASPEDAFQRLNAQVELAKHKVDPFPGDALHAVVAVNIDPKDPKTLTHDFTLTTGKSRPLVVRGVDGKLPDKLLAVGHTESPEAKRVTGDALKIAGLSSSRTRAVVFLDEAQTVGAVATVSGDAETPVTVALEKLGSVSGRVFDADGAPGAGADVRVWLVLAREKYDNLPDEVFADRGVFGIHAGAWQQFTGRTTKADKDGRFKLKGLLPGQQYRLVAGFHPEKKGGELLHERADLTVKPGETTDLGDLNPKK from the coding sequence GTGCCCGCACACACGCTCACTCAGATCGCGTCCCGGCTCCGGAAAGAACCGGATTCGACGGGAACCGACGCGACCGATCGCGACCTGCTCGAACGCTTCCTCGACGCGCACGACGAAGAAGCGTTCGAGGCGCTCGTCCGCCGGCACGACCGGCTCGTGCGCTCGGCCATCACAAAAGTGCTCCCGGACGCACACGACGCGGACGATGCGTTCCAGGCCACGTTCCTCGTGCTCGTGCGGCGCGCGAAGGCCATCGACTGGCGCGCCGGGTTGGGTCCGTGGCTGTACGGTGTCGCGCACCGCGTGGCGGTCAAGGCGCGCGACGCGGGCCACGCCCGCACCCGCAAGGAAAAGGACGCGAAGGCCCGCGCCCCGGGCGCCGCGCCGGATCTCTCGTGGCGCGAAGCCTGCGTGCTGCTCCACGCCGAACTCGACAATCTCCCGGATCGCTACCGGCTCCCTCTGTTGCTCTGTTACCTGGAAGGCAAAACGCGCGACGAGGCGGCTTCGGCCCTCAAGGTCACGGTCGGTACGGTGAAGGGGCGGCTCGAGCGCGGGCGCGAGATGCTCCGCGCGCGGCTCGCCCGGCGCGGGGTCGCGCTCTCGGTCGGGCTACTGGCCGCAGCAGCCGGTGCCCCCGCGGGTGCGAGTGCCCCTTCCGCAGTGGCAGCGGTACTGGACGCCGTGCGCGGTTCGGCGCGCCCTCGGGCACTCGGACTCGCGCGGGAGGTAACCGCCTCTTCGCTCCTGTCGAAGCTGACGAATACGGTCGCAGGCGTACTCGGTTTGGTTACGGTGGCATGCGTTCTGGCCGCGGGCAGTGCGAAATCACCCGAACTCAACGAGAAAGACAAAGCCCCACAACCGGTCCCGGCCGCGAAGCCCGATGCGAAGCCGGCATCTGCGGACGTGAAAGGTAACGAGCCGCGGCCGATGGTCGTAACCGTAACGGTCAAAAAGCCGGACGGGAAACCCGCGACCGGCGCAAGCGTGAGCGTCTGGGCCGAAAGGAAGCAGCAAGTTGCGGGAACAACGGACGCAAATGGGCGAGCCGAGCTAACGGTCCCGCAGTCCTTTGAGAAAGTCGTCGCGGTCGCATTCGCGCCGGGATTCGCCCCCGACTGGGCCGAGTTGTCGTCCAAAACATCGCCCGTAGGCGCCGCGCGGACCGACTTGCGCAGCGAACTCACGCTCCAGGAAGACTCGGTGGCACTGGAGGGGCGCGTGACCGACCTGGAAGGGCTCCCCGTCGCGAACCTCCCGGTCGCGATCGAACGCATCGGCCGCCCGAAGCCGGGCAAGGCGCTCGACGATTTCGTCCGGGTGAACCAGGAACAGCGCTCACGGGGACTCACGTCACTGTTCGATCTGGACTCGATCCCGGCCGAAGCCGTCGGGCTGCCGAAGCAGGTCGTGACCGATAAGAGCGGGAAGTTCAAGATCACCGGCATCGGGAAGGACCGCGCCGCGCGGATCACCACGCACGGCGAAACGACCGAACACCTCCAGGTGCGCGTCGTCACACGGGCCCTCGAACCGAAACTCGAACAGCACGGGCCGTTCGGCCTACACGGGGCAAAGTTCACGTTGCGCGTCGGCCCGGCGCGCCCGATCGTGGGGACGATCCGCGACGCGAAGACCGGCGCCGGGGTGCCCGGTATGAAGGTCGCCGAACTGATCGCGAACATCTGCGAGACCACGACCGACAAGGACGGCCGGTTCCGACTCGTCGGTGTGAGAAAGGAGATCCGGTACATGCTCGGCACCGGGTCGCTAGGCGCGTCCCCGTACTTCGACACGAACCTGGTGATCGAAGACCCACCGGGGCTGGGTGAGATCCCCGCAAACATGAAAGTCCAGCGCGGAGTGATCGCGACCGGGCGCGTGCTCGACGCGGCCGGTAAACCGGTCAAAGGGTCGATGTTCTATTCCTGGGCGCGCGACAACCCGCACGCAAAGGAGTACCTGGAACTCACTGACACACGAGTCAGTGTCAGTATCAGTAACTGGCATCAACTGAGCGGCGACGGCCGTTACAAAGTGCTCGTCCTCCCTGGTGAAGGTGCGATCGGCGTGTGCGCCAGCCCCGAAGACGCCTTCCAGCGCCTCAACGCTCAGGTCGAGCTGGCCAAGCACAAAGTCGATCCGTTCCCGGGCGACGCGCTGCACGCGGTGGTCGCGGTAAACATCGACCCGAAAGACCCGAAGACGCTGACGCACGATTTCACACTGACGACCGGCAAATCGCGCCCGCTCGTGGTTCGGGGCGTCGACGGGAAACTGCCCGACAAACTGCTCGCGGTCGGGCACACGGAGAGCCCCGAAGCGAAGCGGGTGACGGGAGACGCGCTCAAGATCGCCGGCCTATCGTCGTCGCGCACGCGCGCCGTGGTCTTTCTCGATGAGGCGCAGACGGTCGGCGCGGTCGCGACCGTGTCCGGCGACGCCGAAACTCCGGTCACCGTCGCGCTGGAGAAACTCGGTTCGGTCTCCGGGCGCGTGTTCGACGCGGACGGTGCGCCCGGGGCCGGGGCCGATGTCCGCGTGTGGCTCGTTCTCGCCCGCGAGAAGTACGACAACTTGCCCGACGAAGTGTTCGCGGACCGTGGCGTGTTCGGAATCCACGCCGGCGCGTGGCAACAGTTCACCGGGCGCACGACCAAGGCCGATAAGGACGGTCGGTTCAAACTCAAAGGGCTCCTGCCCGGCCAGCAATACCGACTCGTCGCCGGATTCCACCCGGAGAAAAAGGGCGGCGAACTCCTCCACGAGCGGGCCGACTTGACCGTGAAGCCCGGCGAAACGACCGACCTGGGTGATCTGAACCCCAAGAAGTGA